From Pseudoxanthomonas sp. CF385, a single genomic window includes:
- a CDS encoding oligopeptide transporter, OPT family: MSSPGTPQLTFRAVVLAIVLAVVLSAANAYLGLFAGLTVATAIPAAVVSMGVLRLLGGGTILENNIVQTGASAGSSIAAGVIFTIPALIILGYWQDFQYSWVLAIAGLGGLLGVLFSVPLRRSMIVEEPLPFPEGKAAAEVLKAGENPGPGLKILAFSAAIGAVLKVAAHSGMRLIPDTAAGASFFGKYLGYMGTNLSPALLGVGYIVGLNIGIVVLSGSILSWHIAIPLYHMFFMGTDPALAQSVAGAGAEDVAGAIWSAKIRYLGVGAMLIGGVWTLFSLRKSLLSGVKSGIAAARAGSGGADVAETERDLPMKWMLVALVVFVLPLLLLYQAIVGMWHVSIPMAIIMIVAGFLFVSVSAYLAGLVGSSNNPVSGITIATILFASVVLLLLLGESGRMAVGSGGAPLGAVAAIMIGAVVCCAAAVGGDNLQDLKAGYLVGATPWKQQLMLGIGAFSCALIMAPVLNILSEAYGIGAPTAEHPNPLSAPQATLMASVAKGLFGGELPWGIIGIGAVIGAIIIAVDETLKAKGSSFRVPVLAAAIGIYLPLELMVPIFLGGLLAYLVEKRHGMVGTKDEEARDRIHRPGTLFAAGLITGEALMGIAVGIAIYVSKDRDVLVLPEAFQQGEIVGLVILAIVGWLLYRTGAKSKALGDAEPGPR, from the coding sequence ATGAGCTCGCCGGGGACCCCGCAACTTACCTTCCGCGCCGTCGTGCTGGCCATCGTGCTGGCCGTCGTGCTGTCGGCCGCCAACGCCTACCTGGGCCTGTTCGCCGGCCTGACCGTAGCCACCGCCATCCCGGCGGCCGTCGTCTCGATGGGCGTGCTGCGCCTGCTGGGCGGCGGCACGATCCTGGAGAACAACATCGTGCAGACCGGCGCATCGGCCGGTTCGTCGATCGCGGCGGGCGTGATTTTCACGATCCCCGCGCTGATCATCCTGGGCTACTGGCAGGACTTCCAGTACTCCTGGGTGCTGGCGATCGCCGGTCTCGGTGGCCTGCTCGGCGTGCTGTTCTCGGTGCCGCTGCGCCGCTCGATGATCGTCGAGGAGCCGCTGCCGTTCCCCGAAGGCAAGGCCGCGGCCGAAGTGCTGAAGGCCGGCGAGAACCCGGGCCCGGGCCTGAAGATCCTCGCCTTCTCCGCCGCCATCGGCGCGGTGCTCAAGGTGGCCGCGCACAGCGGCATGCGCCTGATCCCGGACACGGCCGCGGGCGCGAGCTTCTTCGGCAAGTACCTCGGCTACATGGGCACCAACCTGTCGCCGGCGCTGCTGGGCGTGGGCTACATCGTCGGCCTGAACATCGGCATCGTGGTGTTGTCGGGCAGCATCCTGTCCTGGCACATCGCCATTCCGCTGTACCACATGTTCTTCATGGGTACCGATCCTGCGCTGGCGCAGAGCGTTGCGGGCGCAGGCGCCGAGGACGTGGCTGGTGCGATCTGGTCCGCGAAGATCCGCTACCTGGGCGTGGGCGCCATGCTGATCGGCGGCGTGTGGACGCTGTTCTCGCTGCGCAAGTCGCTGCTGTCGGGCGTGAAGAGCGGCATTGCTGCCGCGCGCGCGGGCTCGGGCGGCGCCGATGTCGCCGAGACCGAACGCGACCTGCCGATGAAGTGGATGCTGGTGGCGCTGGTGGTGTTCGTGCTGCCGCTGCTGCTGCTGTACCAGGCCATCGTCGGCATGTGGCACGTCAGCATCCCGATGGCGATCATCATGATCGTGGCGGGCTTCCTGTTCGTCTCCGTGTCGGCCTACCTGGCCGGCCTGGTGGGTTCGTCGAACAACCCGGTGTCGGGCATCACCATTGCTACCATCCTGTTCGCCTCGGTCGTGCTGCTGTTGCTGCTCGGCGAAAGCGGACGCATGGCGGTCGGTTCCGGCGGCGCGCCGTTGGGTGCGGTGGCGGCGATCATGATCGGCGCGGTGGTGTGTTGCGCGGCGGCGGTGGGTGGCGACAACCTGCAGGACCTCAAGGCCGGCTATCTGGTCGGCGCCACGCCGTGGAAGCAGCAGCTGATGCTCGGCATCGGCGCATTCTCCTGCGCGCTGATCATGGCGCCGGTGCTGAACATCCTGTCCGAGGCCTACGGCATCGGTGCGCCTACGGCCGAGCATCCGAATCCGCTGTCGGCGCCGCAGGCCACGCTGATGGCATCGGTCGCCAAGGGCCTGTTCGGCGGCGAGCTGCCGTGGGGCATCATCGGCATCGGTGCGGTGATCGGCGCGATCATCATCGCCGTCGACGAAACCCTGAAGGCCAAGGGCAGCAGCTTCCGCGTGCCCGTGCTGGCCGCGGCGATCGGCATCTACCTGCCGCTGGAGCTGATGGTGCCTATCTTCCTCGGCGGCCTGCTGGCTTACCTGGTCGAGAAGCGTCACGGCATGGTCGGCACGAAGGACGAGGAAGCGCGTGATCGGATCCATCGCCCGGGCACGCTCTTCGCGGCGGGCCTGATCACCGGCGAAGCGCTGATGGGCATCGCGGTCGGCATCGCCATCTACGTGTCGAAGGACCGCGATGTGCTCGTGCTGCCGGAGGCCTTCCAGCAGGGCGAGATCGTCGGCCTGGTGATTCTGGCGATCGTGGGCTGGCTGCTGTACCGCACCGGTGCCAAGTCGAAGGCGCTGGGCGACGCCGAGCCTGGCCCCCGTTAA
- a CDS encoding oligopeptide:H+ symporter, whose translation MTPHAPVAAGRDDFLGHPKGVYVCFFTEMWERFSFYGMKALLLLYLTKYHLFADGAGYDLIGAYGGLVYCVPVIGGVLADRWLGMRKAVVFGALLLVAGHAGMALEGAAATLDNGVITRDEGALRTMYLSLALIVMGVGFLKPNITGIVGRLYPAGDPRRDGGFSLFYAGINLGALLASLVCGYLGETLGWKYGFGAAGIGMLLGLAMFLWGQRHLHGHAEPPSPAALRASVLGVPREWLIYLGAALGVLPVAWLMWAAANGAFALGGEFSLALALMLLVLLVVLAWFTWFITTQCTRMQRRQMLALMALIFMCLVFFTLYEQTYGSWVMFTDRMLTKDLFPSLVQPASVVVWSDSLAANIGLFIGSAPWSTWALVAMPLSFVIASHWSERSARPGPPRALFLGSAALMVVLVLRDSLVLQQTAGSLTYLGALFLVVLAPVFAWLWAALARRGRDPSKPLKGALGLLFGGLSFIPLALAAQQVGATGVVASVWWLVLAYLLLEIGEMCLAPVSLAAVTELSVPRVVSSMMGMWLLATAFSETLAAQFGKLAAVEMPDDPAFDIASAASGYADLFWLMMWIGLGCAAVALLASPWLRRAMRAAD comes from the coding sequence TTGACCCCCCACGCCCCCGTGGCCGCCGGCCGCGACGACTTCCTGGGCCATCCCAAGGGCGTCTACGTCTGCTTCTTCACCGAGATGTGGGAACGCTTCTCCTTCTACGGGATGAAGGCGCTGCTGCTGCTCTACCTGACCAAGTACCACCTGTTCGCCGACGGCGCGGGGTACGACCTGATCGGCGCCTACGGCGGCCTGGTCTACTGCGTGCCGGTGATCGGCGGCGTGCTGGCGGACCGTTGGCTGGGCATGCGCAAGGCGGTGGTCTTCGGCGCCCTGCTGCTGGTTGCCGGGCATGCCGGCATGGCGCTGGAGGGTGCCGCGGCCACCCTGGACAACGGGGTGATCACCCGGGATGAAGGCGCCCTGCGCACGATGTACCTGTCATTGGCGCTCATCGTCATGGGCGTCGGCTTCCTCAAGCCCAACATCACCGGCATCGTCGGCCGGCTTTATCCGGCCGGCGACCCGCGTCGCGACGGCGGCTTCAGCCTGTTCTACGCCGGCATCAATCTTGGTGCCCTGCTCGCCTCGCTGGTGTGCGGCTACCTCGGCGAGACGCTGGGCTGGAAGTACGGCTTCGGCGCCGCCGGCATCGGCATGCTGCTGGGCCTGGCGATGTTCCTGTGGGGGCAGCGCCACCTGCACGGCCACGCGGAGCCGCCCTCGCCTGCGGCTTTGCGCGCGTCCGTGCTCGGTGTTCCGCGGGAGTGGCTGATCTACCTCGGCGCCGCGCTGGGCGTGCTGCCCGTGGCCTGGCTGATGTGGGCGGCCGCGAATGGCGCGTTCGCGCTGGGTGGCGAGTTTTCGCTGGCGCTGGCCCTGATGCTGCTGGTGCTGCTCGTGGTGCTGGCCTGGTTCACCTGGTTCATCACCACGCAATGCACGCGTATGCAGCGGCGCCAGATGCTGGCGCTGATGGCGCTGATCTTCATGTGCCTGGTGTTCTTCACCCTGTACGAGCAGACGTATGGCTCCTGGGTGATGTTCACCGATCGCATGCTGACCAAGGACCTGTTCCCGTCGCTGGTGCAGCCCGCCTCGGTGGTTGTCTGGTCGGACAGCCTGGCGGCGAACATCGGCCTCTTCATCGGCAGCGCACCGTGGTCCACCTGGGCGCTTGTCGCGATGCCGTTGTCGTTCGTGATCGCATCGCACTGGTCGGAGCGCAGCGCGCGCCCCGGCCCGCCGCGCGCGTTGTTCCTCGGCAGTGCGGCGCTGATGGTCGTGCTGGTGTTGCGCGACTCGTTGGTGCTGCAGCAGACGGCGGGCTCGCTCACCTACCTCGGCGCATTGTTCCTGGTGGTGCTGGCGCCGGTGTTCGCCTGGCTTTGGGCGGCACTGGCGCGCCGCGGCCGCGATCCATCCAAGCCGCTGAAGGGCGCGCTAGGCCTGCTGTTCGGCGGCCTCTCTTTCATCCCGCTGGCATTGGCCGCGCAGCAGGTGGGCGCCACCGGCGTGGTCGCCAGCGTGTGGTGGCTGGTGCTGGCCTACCTGCTGCTGGAGATCGGCGAGATGTGCCTGGCACCGGTCAGCCTGGCCGCCGTCACCGAACTGTCGGTGCCGCGCGTGGTGAGCTCGATGATGGGCATGTGGCTGCTGGCCACCGCGTTCTCGGAAACACTGGCCGCCCAGTTCGGCAAGCTCGCGGCGGTGGAGATGCCGGACGACCCGGCATTCGACATCGCGAGCGCCGCGTCGGGTTACGCCGACCTGTTCTGGCTGATGATGTGGATCGGCCTGGGCTGCGCCGCGGTCGCGCTGCTGGCCTCGCCCTGGTTGCGGCGCGCGATGCGCGCCGCGGACTGA
- the rfbD gene encoding dTDP-4-dehydrorhamnose reductase → MKILVLGGNGQVGHALRRSLAPLGDVVVTTRSGELPDGGRCEVADFDAPASLAELVERVAPNAIINAAAYTAVDKAEDDADAAFRANAEAPGVLARASAARGIPFVHYSTDYVFDGQGTRPYREDDATAPLGVYGTSKLAGEDAIRSAGGRHLILRTAWVYGQHGHNFMKTMLRLGADRDELRVVADQVGTPTPAVLIADVTAELLRLQDEPSGTFHLTPRGETSWHGFAEAIFEEAAARGLIARAPKVLPIATADYPTRAQRPGYSCLDIGKLEQALGHPLPEWRVGLQQVLGG, encoded by the coding sequence ATGAAGATCTTGGTATTGGGGGGCAACGGGCAGGTCGGTCATGCATTGAGGCGCAGCCTGGCGCCGCTGGGTGACGTGGTCGTCACCACGCGATCCGGTGAGCTGCCCGATGGGGGGCGGTGCGAAGTGGCCGATTTTGACGCGCCTGCATCCCTGGCCGAGCTGGTCGAACGGGTGGCGCCTAACGCGATCATCAATGCGGCCGCCTACACGGCAGTCGACAAGGCCGAGGACGACGCAGACGCGGCATTCCGGGCCAATGCCGAAGCCCCGGGTGTGTTGGCTCGGGCAAGTGCCGCGCGGGGCATTCCGTTCGTGCACTACTCGACCGACTATGTCTTCGACGGCCAAGGCACGCGTCCGTACCGCGAGGACGACGCGACCGCACCTCTGGGCGTCTACGGCACCAGCAAGCTGGCTGGCGAAGATGCGATCCGCTCGGCCGGTGGTCGCCACCTGATCCTGCGCACCGCATGGGTGTACGGCCAGCACGGCCACAACTTCATGAAGACGATGCTGCGGCTCGGCGCGGATCGCGACGAATTGCGCGTCGTCGCCGACCAGGTGGGAACACCCACGCCGGCGGTCCTGATCGCGGACGTGACCGCGGAGCTGCTGCGTCTGCAGGATGAGCCGTCGGGAACGTTCCACCTTACGCCCCGAGGCGAGACGAGTTGGCATGGTTTCGCCGAAGCCATTTTCGAAGAGGCGGCGGCACGCGGACTGATCGCGCGTGCACCCAAGGTGCTTCCCATCGCCACGGCCGACTACCCCACGCGCGCGCAGCGACCCGGTTATTCCTGCTTGGATATCGGGAAGCTCGAGCAGGCACTTGGCCACCCACTTCCGGAGTGGCGTGTAGGCTTGCAACAGGTGCTTGGCGGCTGA
- the rfbC gene encoding dTDP-4-dehydrorhamnose 3,5-epimerase: MKVIETSLPGCVVIEPAVFGDERGFFFETWNAERYGQHGLPTAFVQSNVSSSARGVLRGLHYQWPNPQGKLVSVLEGEVYDVAVDIRRGSPTFGQWAAVMLSAENKRQFWIPEGFAHGFAVVSERAVFSYLCTAGYDKAADAGVHWNDPAIGIDWPVTDPQLSAKDAVAPLLADVVPERLPTYTP; encoded by the coding sequence GTGAAGGTGATCGAGACGTCACTGCCGGGATGCGTCGTGATCGAGCCTGCGGTCTTCGGCGACGAGCGTGGGTTCTTCTTCGAAACCTGGAACGCGGAACGCTACGGCCAGCATGGGCTGCCGACGGCGTTCGTCCAGAGCAACGTGTCGTCCTCGGCGCGTGGCGTGCTGCGCGGCCTGCATTACCAGTGGCCGAATCCCCAAGGCAAGCTGGTCAGCGTGCTCGAAGGCGAAGTCTATGACGTCGCCGTGGACATCCGCCGTGGTTCGCCCACCTTCGGGCAATGGGCGGCGGTCATGCTGAGCGCCGAGAACAAGCGGCAGTTCTGGATTCCCGAAGGGTTCGCCCATGGCTTCGCCGTGGTCTCCGAACGCGCGGTATTCAGCTATTTGTGCACGGCCGGCTACGACAAGGCGGCCGATGCGGGCGTGCACTGGAATGATCCTGCGATTGGTATCGACTGGCCGGTGACCGATCCGCAATTGTCGGCCAAGGATGCCGTCGCGCCGTTGCTGGCGGACGTGGTGCCGGAGCGACTGCCGACCTACACGCCATGA